The following proteins come from a genomic window of Streptomyces sp. NBC_00539:
- a CDS encoding PQQ-dependent sugar dehydrogenase: MRYGQGPAGAARGRERARGSGRVPPPHLPYEGPRARPRGALAAFALAGCGALLAAGCSPPGGSTARPGTSPPDAAPTARATAASGGPSGSPQSPAPPAKGSVTVTGEVAKGLESPWGVAPLPEGDLLVASRDKGTISRVRVGTGTVTQIGEVPGVAPGGEGGLLGLALSPSFASDHLVYAYFTTESDNRIARMRYDPDRAPGQQLGAPDTILRGIPKGVIHNGGRIAFGPDKMLYAGTGETGDTGLAQDKKSLGGKILRMTPDGQPVHGNPEPDSVVYSYGHRNVQGLAWDQDKRLWATEFGQHTWDELNLIEPGGNYGWPEAEGKAGRPGLRDPVAVWKTDEASPSGIAWAQGSIWMAALKGERLWRIPLSGAAPVAQPEAFLQGTYGRLRTVVALGGDRLLLVTSETDGRGSPSAGDDRVLTLTVR, from the coding sequence ATGCGATACGGACAGGGACCGGCGGGGGCGGCGCGGGGCCGTGAGCGGGCACGAGGGTCCGGGAGGGTGCCGCCACCGCACCTGCCTTACGAGGGCCCGCGCGCCCGGCCGCGAGGAGCACTGGCGGCTTTCGCCCTGGCGGGGTGCGGGGCCCTGCTGGCGGCCGGGTGTTCACCGCCGGGCGGCTCCACCGCGCGGCCGGGCACCTCACCACCGGACGCGGCGCCCACCGCGCGGGCGACGGCGGCCTCGGGCGGCCCGTCCGGTTCCCCGCAGTCTCCGGCGCCGCCCGCGAAGGGGTCGGTGACCGTGACGGGTGAGGTCGCCAAGGGCCTGGAGTCGCCGTGGGGCGTGGCGCCATTGCCGGAGGGCGACCTGCTGGTGGCGTCGCGGGACAAAGGGACCATCAGCAGGGTGCGGGTGGGCACGGGCACGGTGACGCAGATCGGCGAGGTGCCGGGGGTGGCTCCGGGCGGCGAGGGCGGACTGCTGGGCCTGGCCCTGTCCCCCTCCTTCGCCTCGGACCATCTGGTGTACGCGTACTTCACGACCGAGTCGGACAACCGCATCGCCCGGATGCGGTACGACCCCGACCGTGCACCCGGACAGCAATTGGGCGCTCCGGACACCATCTTGCGGGGCATCCCCAAGGGCGTCATACACAACGGCGGCCGGATCGCTTTCGGCCCGGACAAGATGCTCTACGCCGGGACCGGGGAGACGGGTGACACCGGGCTGGCGCAGGACAAGAAGTCGCTCGGCGGGAAGATCCTGCGGATGACCCCGGACGGTCAGCCGGTGCACGGCAATCCGGAGCCCGATTCCGTCGTCTACTCCTACGGCCACCGCAACGTGCAGGGACTGGCCTGGGACCAGGACAAACGGCTGTGGGCGACCGAGTTCGGGCAGCACACCTGGGACGAGCTCAATCTCATCGAGCCGGGCGGCAACTACGGCTGGCCCGAGGCCGAGGGGAAGGCGGGCAGACCCGGCCTGCGGGATCCGGTGGCGGTGTGGAAGACGGATGAGGCCTCGCCGAGCGGGATCGCGTGGGCGCAGGGCTCGATCTGGATGGCGGCCTTGAAGGGCGAACGGCTGTGGCGGATCCCCTTGTCGGGGGCGGCCCCGGTGGCGCAGCCGGAAGCCTTCCTCCAGGGCACTTACGGCCGCCTGCGGACGGTGGTGGCCCTGGGCGGGGACAGGTTGCTGCTGGTCACCAGTGAGACGGACGGGCGCGGGTCGCCGTCCGCCGGTGACGACAGGGTCCTGACACTGACGGTGCGGTGA
- a CDS encoding acetolactate synthase large subunit, whose protein sequence is MPMTDQATGAHHPQPRPRTGGQQSAAVEHVTGAQSLIRSLEEVGCDTVFGIPGGAILPAYDPMMDSKKVRHILVRHEQGAGHAATGYAQATGKVGVCMATSGPGATNLVTPIADAHMDSVPLVAITGQVSSKAIGTDAFQEADIVGITMPITKHNFLVTKAEDIPRTISEAFHIASTGRPGPVLVDIAKDALQAKTTFSWPPAHDLPGYRPVTKPHAKQIREAAKLICQAKRPVLYVGGGVMKSGATAELKVLAELTGVPVCTTLMALGSFPDSHPLHVGMPGMHGSVTGVTALQKSDLLIALGTRFDDRVTGKLDSFAPFAKVIHADIDPAEIGKNREVDVPIVGDAREVIADLIQAVQAEHTEGNAGDYSAWWKDLNRWRETYPLGYDLPSDGMLSPQQVIQRIGELAPEHTIYAAGVGQHQMWASHFVNYEEPRTWLNSGGAGTMGYAVPAAMGAKVGMPERTVWAIDGDGCFQMTNQELVTCALNNIPIKVAIINNGALGMVRQWQTLFYNQRYSNTVLHADETGHDTVGSQLGESVAPRQGTRVPDFVKLSEAMGCVALRCEDPADLDRVIAEANAINDRTVVVDFIVHEDAMVWPMVAAGTSNDEVMAARGVRPDFGDNEDD, encoded by the coding sequence ATGCCGATGACCGACCAGGCCACCGGGGCCCACCATCCGCAGCCGCGGCCCCGTACGGGTGGACAGCAGTCCGCCGCAGTTGAGCACGTCACGGGTGCGCAGTCCCTCATCCGCTCTCTCGAAGAGGTGGGGTGCGACACCGTATTCGGCATCCCGGGCGGCGCCATCCTTCCCGCCTACGACCCGATGATGGACAGCAAGAAGGTCCGTCACATCCTGGTCCGCCACGAGCAGGGCGCCGGCCACGCCGCCACCGGCTACGCCCAGGCGACCGGCAAGGTCGGCGTCTGCATGGCCACCTCCGGCCCCGGCGCCACCAACCTGGTCACCCCGATCGCCGACGCCCACATGGACTCCGTCCCGCTGGTCGCGATCACCGGCCAGGTCTCCTCCAAGGCGATCGGCACCGACGCATTCCAGGAGGCGGACATCGTCGGCATCACCATGCCGATCACCAAGCACAACTTCCTGGTCACCAAGGCCGAGGACATCCCGCGGACGATCTCCGAGGCGTTCCACATCGCCTCCACCGGCCGCCCCGGCCCGGTCCTGGTCGACATCGCCAAGGACGCGCTCCAGGCGAAGACGACCTTCTCCTGGCCGCCCGCCCACGACCTGCCCGGCTACCGGCCGGTCACCAAGCCGCACGCCAAGCAGATCCGCGAGGCCGCCAAGCTCATCTGCCAGGCCAAGCGCCCGGTCCTGTACGTCGGCGGCGGTGTCATGAAGTCCGGCGCGACCGCCGAGCTCAAGGTCCTCGCCGAGCTGACCGGCGTCCCGGTCTGCACCACCCTGATGGCGCTCGGCTCGTTCCCCGACAGCCACCCCCTGCACGTCGGCATGCCCGGTATGCACGGCTCGGTCACCGGCGTCACGGCGCTGCAGAAGTCGGACCTGCTGATCGCCCTCGGTACCCGCTTCGACGACCGCGTCACCGGCAAGCTGGACAGCTTCGCCCCCTTCGCGAAGGTCATCCACGCGGACATCGACCCCGCGGAGATCGGCAAGAACCGCGAGGTGGACGTCCCGATTGTCGGCGACGCCCGCGAGGTCATCGCCGACCTGATCCAGGCCGTCCAGGCCGAGCACACCGAGGGCAACGCCGGCGACTACAGCGCCTGGTGGAAGGACCTCAACCGCTGGCGCGAGACGTACCCGCTGGGCTACGACCTGCCTTCGGACGGCATGCTCTCCCCGCAGCAGGTCATCCAGCGCATCGGCGAACTGGCCCCCGAACACACGATCTACGCTGCCGGCGTCGGCCAGCACCAGATGTGGGCCTCGCACTTCGTCAACTACGAGGAGCCCCGTACCTGGCTGAACTCCGGCGGCGCCGGAACCATGGGCTACGCCGTCCCGGCCGCCATGGGCGCCAAGGTCGGCATGCCCGAGCGCACCGTCTGGGCGATCGACGGCGACGGCTGCTTCCAGATGACCAACCAGGAACTGGTCACCTGCGCGCTGAACAACATCCCGATCAAGGTCGCGATCATCAACAACGGCGCGCTGGGCATGGTCCGCCAGTGGCAGACCCTGTTCTACAACCAGCGGTACTCCAACACCGTCCTGCACGCGGACGAGACCGGCCACGACACCGTCGGCTCCCAGCTCGGAGAGTCCGTCGCCCCCCGCCAGGGCACCCGCGTCCCGGACTTCGTCAAGCTGTCCGAGGCCATGGGCTGCGTCGCCCTGCGCTGTGAGGACCCGGCCGACCTGGACCGTGTCATCGCCGAGGCCAACGCGATCAACGACCGTACGGTGGTCGTCGACTTCATCGTCCACGAGGACGCCATGGTGTGGCCGATGGTCGCCGCCGGCACCTCCAACGACGAGGTCATGGCAGCCCGGGGCGTCCGTCCCGACTTCGGCGACAACGAAGACGACTGA
- a CDS encoding 2-hydroxyacid dehydrogenase, translated as MTATTGDVWLPFPAEDVDGLPDCFRYRLWDGEERFPADPRPCVFYVTPYMKSPAVTLRPLAGMPAVRVVQTLTAGIDHVLPGVAGLPSGVRLCNARGVHEASTAELALTLILASLRGIPGMVRGQDREEWRSGFYEALADKSVLIVGYGSIGAAVEDRLDPFECRRITRVARSARSVPRGPVHALADLPRLLPEADVVILCTPLTEESRGLADAGFLGRMKDGALLVNVARGPVVDTGALLAELRAGRLRAALDVTDPEPLPAGHPLWHAPNLLITPHVGGSSSAFEPRAKRLVARQLTRFAAGEPVENTVLITD; from the coding sequence ATGACTGCAACGACCGGGGACGTTTGGCTCCCCTTCCCCGCCGAAGACGTCGATGGTCTCCCCGACTGCTTCCGCTACCGGCTCTGGGACGGCGAGGAGCGGTTCCCGGCGGACCCGCGGCCCTGCGTCTTCTACGTGACGCCCTACATGAAGTCCCCGGCCGTGACCCTGCGCCCCCTGGCCGGCATGCCCGCGGTGCGCGTCGTGCAGACCCTGACGGCCGGCATCGACCACGTCCTCCCCGGCGTCGCCGGCCTGCCCTCCGGCGTACGGCTGTGCAACGCGCGCGGCGTCCACGAGGCGAGCACCGCCGAACTGGCCCTCACCCTGATCCTCGCGTCCCTGCGCGGCATCCCGGGCATGGTGCGCGGCCAGGACCGCGAGGAGTGGCGCTCCGGTTTCTACGAGGCGCTCGCCGACAAGTCCGTCCTGATCGTCGGCTACGGGTCGATCGGCGCGGCCGTCGAGGACCGCCTGGATCCGTTCGAATGCAGGCGGATCACGCGCGTCGCCCGCTCGGCCCGCTCGGTGCCGCGCGGTCCGGTGCACGCCCTCGCCGACCTGCCCCGGCTGCTGCCGGAGGCGGACGTGGTCATCCTGTGCACGCCGCTGACCGAGGAGAGCCGGGGCCTGGCGGACGCCGGGTTCCTCGGCCGCATGAAGGACGGCGCCCTGCTCGTCAACGTGGCCCGCGGACCGGTCGTCGACACCGGGGCACTGCTGGCGGAGCTGCGTGCGGGACGGCTGCGGGCGGCGCTCGACGTCACCGACCCGGAACCGCTGCCCGCCGGACACCCGCTCTGGCACGCCCCGAACCTCCTGATCACGCCTCACGTGGGCGGCAGCAGCAGCGCTTTCGAGCCACGGGCGAAGCGCCTCGTAGCCCGCCAGCTCACCCGTTTCGCCGCGGGGGAACCCGTGGAGAACACGGTGTTGATCACCGACTGA
- a CDS encoding putative bifunctional diguanylate cyclase/phosphodiesterase has protein sequence MSAPGAALLTRPPGGGGGRGRGLAMQLLLAGACAGYAVGSALGWGSKQVADFMGDFGLSGAALLAAVSCYGYARTIDPRERPAWLLFAFSSLMGACGNAVWGWYEVVLGAEVPKHSLADFAFLCFAPPAIVGLLVLAKRPVTRAGWVCLGLDSWLIGGSLLTLSWSLALANAARTAQSGTPSSVLSAALTLAYPILDIALVSIVLVLHFRRSESNRSAVNTAISALALTVLSDALFTSPLLSAEYKSGQLLDAGWFAGSLLLAYAPWGARRSHPAPVVARHPGGDRPVSRPITGSLTALTPYLAAAVCTLGILYNVVDGRKVDRVVVFTGCTVVLALVIRQGIMLLDNIALTQELAQKENHFRSLVQGSSDVIMIAAPTGTLRYVSPAAAGVYGREAEDLVGTELAALIHPDDLGRVVHEVRRFLATPPAEEPTTRIECRFKSGAGEWLNVESTVNRHQGGLILNSRDVTERVRLQAQLQHSAEHDALTDLPNRALFTRRVRQALTGRRAGDHSTAVLFIDLDGFKAVNDTIGHQAGDELLVEAGRRLQDSVRAGDTAARLGGDEFAALIVGDGSRDRSAREYQVREIADRLRATLSQPYRISGSEVRVAASIGVAFADPGITPSDLMRNADLAMYRAKAGGKDRVELYAPQMQTEVVRKAELAGRLRTALHEGEFALLHQPVVSLATGEVTAVAAQARWRSAQGILFTPAEFLRVAEAGEGTRAASQGAPGAFAGAASVRAAELGRWLLEEAVEAAAERHRAGHDVPVAVRMTAERLLDRDAPAASVEALLTRHGLPSGSLVIELADNDPRVPFDELERRLAALRRLGVLIALDGFGSGYAAISALRRLPVDMLKLDRGLVEGVVESARLHKITAGLLRIANDLGMQSVADGVDLPEQVMALRSMGCTHGQGIAFSGPLDEYRLRRALVRGTFPVPGVLAQPALAGGSPSGSMVTLRGSHNETPVPPT, from the coding sequence GTGAGCGCCCCGGGCGCCGCGCTCCTGACCCGCCCGCCCGGCGGCGGCGGAGGCCGGGGCAGGGGTCTGGCGATGCAGCTGCTCCTCGCCGGCGCCTGCGCCGGGTACGCCGTCGGATCCGCCCTCGGCTGGGGATCCAAACAAGTCGCCGACTTCATGGGCGACTTCGGGCTCAGCGGGGCCGCGTTACTCGCCGCCGTCTCCTGCTACGGATACGCGCGCACCATCGACCCGCGCGAGCGCCCCGCGTGGCTGCTCTTCGCCTTCTCGTCCCTCATGGGTGCATGCGGGAACGCCGTCTGGGGCTGGTACGAGGTGGTTCTCGGCGCCGAGGTGCCCAAGCACTCGCTCGCCGACTTCGCCTTCCTCTGCTTCGCGCCGCCCGCGATCGTGGGCCTGCTCGTCCTCGCCAAACGCCCGGTCACCCGTGCCGGATGGGTCTGCCTCGGGCTCGACTCCTGGCTCATCGGCGGCTCGCTCCTGACCCTGTCGTGGAGCCTGGCCCTCGCCAACGCCGCGCGCACCGCCCAGTCGGGCACCCCCAGCAGCGTGCTGAGCGCCGCGCTCACCCTCGCCTACCCGATCCTCGACATCGCGCTCGTCTCGATAGTCCTGGTGCTGCACTTCCGGCGCTCCGAGAGCAACCGGTCCGCCGTCAACACCGCCATTTCCGCGCTGGCCCTGACCGTGCTCAGCGACGCGCTGTTCACCTCACCGCTGCTCAGCGCCGAGTACAAGTCCGGTCAGCTGCTGGACGCCGGCTGGTTCGCCGGCTCGCTGCTGCTCGCGTACGCGCCCTGGGGCGCCCGGCGCAGCCACCCGGCGCCCGTCGTCGCCCGGCACCCCGGGGGAGACCGCCCGGTCAGCCGTCCCATCACCGGGTCGCTGACCGCCCTCACCCCGTACCTCGCCGCCGCCGTCTGCACGCTGGGCATCCTGTACAACGTCGTGGACGGCCGCAAAGTCGACCGCGTGGTCGTCTTCACCGGCTGCACCGTCGTGCTCGCCCTCGTCATCCGCCAGGGCATCATGCTCCTCGACAACATCGCGCTCACCCAGGAACTGGCCCAGAAGGAGAACCACTTCCGCTCCCTGGTCCAGGGTTCGAGCGACGTCATCATGATCGCCGCGCCCACGGGGACGCTGCGCTACGTCAGCCCCGCCGCCGCCGGGGTCTACGGCCGCGAGGCGGAGGACCTCGTCGGCACCGAACTGGCCGCCTTGATCCACCCCGACGACCTGGGCCGCGTGGTCCACGAGGTACGCCGCTTCCTCGCCACGCCGCCCGCCGAGGAGCCCACCACCCGCATCGAGTGCCGGTTCAAGTCGGGCGCCGGCGAATGGCTCAACGTGGAGTCCACCGTCAACCGCCACCAGGGCGGCCTCATCCTCAACAGCCGGGACGTCACCGAGCGGGTCCGCCTCCAGGCCCAGCTGCAGCACAGCGCCGAGCACGACGCCCTCACCGACCTGCCCAACCGGGCCCTGTTCACCCGCCGCGTCCGCCAGGCCCTCACCGGCCGCCGGGCCGGCGACCACAGCACCGCCGTGCTCTTCATCGACCTCGACGGCTTCAAGGCCGTCAACGACACCATCGGGCACCAGGCCGGCGACGAACTGCTCGTCGAGGCCGGGCGCCGCCTCCAGGACTCCGTCCGGGCCGGTGACACGGCGGCCCGTCTCGGCGGGGACGAGTTCGCCGCGTTGATCGTCGGTGACGGCAGCCGTGACCGCAGTGCCCGCGAGTACCAGGTGCGCGAGATCGCCGACCGGCTGCGCGCCACGCTGTCCCAGCCGTACCGGATCTCCGGGAGCGAGGTACGCGTCGCCGCCAGCATCGGGGTGGCCTTCGCGGATCCGGGCATCACCCCTTCGGACCTGATGCGCAACGCGGATCTGGCGATGTACCGGGCCAAGGCGGGCGGCAAGGACCGCGTCGAGCTGTACGCGCCGCAGATGCAGACCGAAGTCGTACGCAAGGCGGAGCTGGCCGGCCGGCTGCGCACCGCGCTCCACGAGGGCGAGTTCGCCCTGCTCCACCAGCCCGTGGTGTCGCTGGCCACCGGGGAGGTCACGGCGGTGGCCGCACAGGCCCGCTGGCGCTCCGCCCAGGGGATCCTCTTCACCCCGGCCGAGTTCCTGCGCGTCGCCGAGGCCGGCGAGGGCACGCGCGCCGCATCCCAAGGCGCCCCGGGCGCCTTCGCCGGGGCCGCGTCCGTACGCGCCGCCGAGCTGGGGCGCTGGCTGCTGGAGGAGGCCGTGGAGGCGGCCGCCGAGCGGCACCGGGCCGGGCACGACGTCCCGGTGGCCGTCCGGATGACCGCCGAACGGCTGCTGGACCGGGATGCGCCGGCGGCCTCGGTGGAAGCCCTGCTGACCCGCCACGGGCTGCCTTCCGGTTCGCTGGTGATCGAGCTCGCCGACAACGACCCCAGGGTCCCCTTCGACGAGCTGGAGCGGCGTCTGGCGGCCCTGCGCAGGCTCGGCGTGCTGATCGCCCTCGACGGCTTCGGCAGCGGCTACGCGGCCATCAGCGCCCTTCGCCGCCTGCCCGTCGACATGCTCAAGCTGGACCGCGGCCTGGTCGAGGGCGTGGTCGAGTCGGCCCGCCTCCACAAGATCACCGCAGGGCTCTTGCGGATCGCAAACGACCTCGGCATGCAGTCCGTGGCCGACGGGGTGGACCTGCCCGAGCAGGTGATGGCGCTGCGCTCGATGGGGTGCACCCACGGCCAGGGAATCGCCTTCTCCGGGCCACTCGACGAATACAGGCTGCGGCGCGCCCTCGTGCGCGGTACGTTCCCAGTACCGGGCGTGCTGGCCCAGCCGGCCTTGGCCGGTGGCTCACCCAGTGGCTCGATGGTCACCCTTAGAGGCTCACATAATGAGACGCCCGTCCCACCTACTTGA
- a CDS encoding aldo/keto reductase, translating into MERRSIGAGPLTVGAIGLGCMPMSWGYAPSHRRGEESLRTLHTALDLGASLLDTADVYGPYTNELVLGRVLRERRSDAFVSAKVGLRAGEQHVVADGRPGYVRRACDASLRRLRTDVIDLYQLHRVDPDVPVEETWGAMAELVGAGKVRALGFCALGAAAGPGAGRRGDREYRATVRHLERAQQVFPVSAVQAELSVWSPEAAWQLLPWCAARGVGVLAAMPLGSGFLTGTLRPGAGFEPQDVRARHPRFTAEAMASNQVLVAGLRRVALRHGPEVTAAQVALAWVLAQGPHVVPVPGADRAHWAAENARAAEVRLTADDLAEIAGLPAAVGAWD; encoded by the coding sequence GTGGAGCGCAGGTCGATCGGGGCGGGACCGCTGACGGTGGGCGCCATCGGGCTCGGCTGCATGCCGATGAGCTGGGGGTACGCACCTTCGCACCGGCGGGGCGAGGAGTCGCTGCGCACCCTGCACACGGCGCTGGACCTGGGGGCCAGCCTGCTGGACACGGCCGACGTGTACGGGCCGTACACCAACGAGCTCGTGCTCGGGCGCGTGCTGCGGGAGCGGCGCTCCGATGCCTTCGTGTCCGCCAAGGTGGGGCTGCGGGCGGGTGAGCAGCACGTGGTGGCCGACGGCCGGCCGGGGTACGTGCGGCGGGCCTGCGACGCGTCGCTGCGGCGGCTGCGGACCGACGTCATAGACCTCTACCAGCTGCACCGGGTGGATCCCGACGTCCCGGTGGAGGAGACGTGGGGCGCCATGGCGGAGCTGGTGGGGGCGGGGAAGGTGCGGGCGCTCGGGTTCTGCGCGCTGGGGGCGGCGGCCGGCCCGGGGGCGGGTCGGCGCGGGGACCGGGAGTACCGGGCGACCGTGCGGCACCTGGAGCGGGCGCAGCAGGTGTTCCCCGTGAGCGCGGTGCAGGCGGAGCTGTCGGTGTGGTCGCCGGAGGCGGCGTGGCAGCTGCTGCCGTGGTGTGCGGCCCGGGGGGTGGGGGTGCTGGCGGCGATGCCCCTGGGCAGCGGGTTCCTGACGGGGACGCTGCGGCCGGGGGCGGGCTTCGAGCCGCAGGACGTGCGGGCCCGGCACCCCCGGTTCACGGCGGAGGCGATGGCCTCGAACCAGGTACTGGTGGCGGGGCTGCGGCGGGTGGCCCTGCGGCACGGGCCCGAGGTGACCGCCGCGCAGGTGGCGTTGGCGTGGGTGCTGGCGCAGGGGCCGCACGTGGTGCCGGTGCCGGGCGCGGACCGGGCGCACTGGGCGGCGGAGAACGCGCGGGCGGCGGAGGTGCGGCTGACGGCCGACGACCTGGCGGAGATAGCGGGGCTGCCGGCGGCGGTGGGGGCCTGGGACTGA